One genomic region from Bos javanicus breed banteng chromosome 14, ARS-OSU_banteng_1.0, whole genome shotgun sequence encodes:
- the LOC133260772 gene encoding solute carrier family 7 member 13-like, whose amino-acid sequence MQLLRAIGFFRGNILILSATIGAGIFVSPKGVLKYSSLNVAVSLSIWAACAVLTLISALSHAELGTTFPISGAQYYFLKRSLGSSVAFLNLWIKLFTHPLRLATESLLLSTYTIQPFYAGCPAPELPKRCLALAVLWSLGLLNARGVQTVAWLQTVSTLAKMTVLCFICFTGIVLLGMGERENVARFENALDAELPDVSQIAEAFLQGLFAYSGTSILNSMAGEIKNPGKNIPKSLITGIPMVAVVYLLANVSYLAVLTPKEIVSADAVALTWTDKIIPSMQWVISFGISTSVFSTMCCTVLSASRMIYRASQEGQLPFIFSMLNKHSCPTMAVSQLIILTSIVIITSDLINLIRYSGLALWFLRGLHMIGLLKLRYQEPNLPRPYKVPLPFIFGSIAISLFLILTPLIKTPKMEHVYGLIFIFSGLLCYWIHVHLNQHSVSFVKVTCYLQLLFNVSPPEDHNEGISTEKSDLKEIFL is encoded by the exons ATGCAGCTCCTAAGGGCAATAGGATTCTTCCGAGGAAACATTTTAATCTTAAGCGCCACAATAGGGGCAGGAATCTTTGTGTCTCCGAAAGGGGTATTAAAATATTCCTCACTGAATGTGGCTGTCTCCCTGAGTATCTGGGCAGCTTGTGCGGTGCTGACTTTGATCTCCGCTCTCAGCCACGCAGAGCTGGGGACGACCTTCCCTATAAGTGGAGCACAGTATTATTTCCTCAAAAGATCTCTTGGATCCTCCGTTGCTTTCCTCAATCTTTGGATCAAACTATTTACTCATCCCTTAAGGCTAGCTACTGAAAGCTTGTTATTATCTACCTATACAATTCAGCCTTTCTACGCCGGGTGCCCAGCTCCAGAGCTACCAAAGAGGTGTCTAGCATTGGCTGTTTTGTGGTCTTTGGGACTCCTAAATGCTCGAGGGGTGCAAACGGTGGCTTGGCTTCAAACTGTCAGTACTTTGGCGAAGATGACTGTCCTCTGCTTCATCTGCTTCACTGGGATTGTGCTGTTAGGGATGGGGGAAAGGGAGAATGTGGCCAGGTTCGAGAACGCTTTGGACGCTGAGCTTCCTGACGTCTCACAGATTGCAGAAGCCTTCCTACAAGGATTGTTTGCGTACTCTGGCACGTCAATCCTGAACAGCATGGCAG GAGAGATAAAAAATCCTGGTAAGAACATTCCCAAATCTCTGATCACTGGCATTCCCATGGTGGCTGTGGTTTACTTACTGGCTAACGTATCCTACCTGGCAGTTTTGACTCCCAAGGAAATCGTCTCTGCAG ATGCTGTTGCTCTCACCTGGACGGACAAAATAATCCCTTCTATGCAATGGGTCATTTCttttggaatttcaacttcagtgTTTAGCACCATGTGCTGTACAGTGCTGTCAGCATCAAGGATGATCTACAGGGCAAGCCAAGAAGGACAACTGCCTTTCATCTTCTCAATGCTCAATAAGCACTCCTGTCCAACCATGGCTGTTAGCCAGTTAATCATCTTAACTTCCATTGTTATTATAACCTCAGATTTAATCAATTTAATAAGATATTCAGGATTAGCATTATGGTTTTTAAGAGGGCTACATATGATAGGTTTACTTAAACTAAGGTACCAGGAACCCAATCTACCTAGACCTTACAAG gtGCCTTTGCCATTTATATTTGGATCCATAGCTATatctttgtttctgattttgaCGCCATTGATTAAAACCCCTAAAATGGAGCATGTCTACGGGCTTATCTTTATATTCAGTGGACTCTTGTGTTACTGGATTCACGTTCATCTTAATCAACATTCTGTGAGTTTTGTCAAAGTCACCTGTTATTTACAATTACTGTTTAATGTTTCACCACCTGAAGACCACAATGAAGGCATTTCAACAgaaaaaagtgatcttaaagAAATCTTTTTGTAA